A window of the Caldalkalibacillus salinus genome harbors these coding sequences:
- a CDS encoding chemotaxis protein CheW, which yields MAEQQLQVEDTKVIVFRLKDEEYGVEVGQIKSIERMQHITIVPNTPDFVRGVINLRGVVTPVINLRTRFELGEEEELESTRIIIVTVDDIEVGLIVDAAHDVIDVPASAVEPPPEVIGGIEADYLRGVAKVGKRLLILLNLDRVLSPEEVELVKQIEA from the coding sequence ATGGCAGAACAGCAATTGCAAGTAGAAGATACGAAAGTGATTGTCTTCCGGTTGAAAGATGAGGAATATGGGGTAGAAGTAGGGCAGATTAAATCTATTGAACGCATGCAGCATATTACTATTGTCCCTAACACACCAGACTTTGTGAGAGGTGTCATTAATTTACGCGGGGTCGTGACGCCTGTTATCAATTTGCGTACGAGATTTGAATTAGGAGAAGAAGAAGAACTCGAAAGCACGCGAATCATCATCGTTACTGTAGACGACATTGAGGTTGGCTTAATCGTAGACGCTGCTCATGATGTCATCGACGTGCCCGCCAGTGCCGTCGAGCCACCACCAGAAGTAATTGGTGGAATCGAGGCAGACTACCTTAGAGGTGTAGCCAAAGTTGGTAAACGACTACTTATTCTACTTAACCTCGATCGCGTGTTATCTCCCGAAGAGGTAGAACTCGTTAAGCAGATTGAGGCCTAA
- a CDS encoding chemotaxis protein CheC, with product MTSMDRFKEQQLDVLREIGNIGSGNAATALSKLVKKSIDMNVPHVHILSFNDVIEYLGGPERIVVAVFLKMEGDVPGNLFFFMQEETAKSLSQTIIGRNTTERADLEDMEVSALQEVGNILSGSYLSSLSDLTNLHLSQSVPALAIDMAGAILGYGLTDVGKAGDYALIIDTEFLDIEAQQDNVVSGQFVMIPEPSALSILFKSLGVSDHG from the coding sequence ATGACGTCAATGGACCGTTTTAAAGAGCAACAATTAGATGTCCTGAGGGAGATAGGCAATATCGGTTCAGGAAATGCAGCCACTGCTTTGTCTAAGCTCGTCAAAAAAAGTATAGATATGAATGTACCCCATGTTCACATTCTTTCATTTAATGATGTGATTGAATATTTAGGTGGACCAGAGAGAATTGTGGTCGCCGTCTTTCTTAAAATGGAAGGAGATGTACCGGGAAATCTATTCTTTTTCATGCAAGAAGAAACAGCCAAAAGCTTGAGTCAAACCATCATAGGTAGAAATACCACTGAGAGAGCGGATTTAGAAGACATGGAAGTGTCCGCTCTCCAGGAGGTTGGTAACATACTAAGCGGGTCCTACCTTTCCTCCTTATCCGATCTAACCAATCTTCATCTCTCACAGTCAGTACCTGCGCTCGCCATTGACATGGCGGGTGCCATACTTGGCTATGGACTAACAGATGTAGGAAAAGCAGGAGACTATGCCCTTATCATTGACACAGAATTTTTAGATATTGAAGCGCAGCAGGACAACGTCGTTTCAGGCCAATTTGTCATGATACCAGAACCATCCGCCCTCTCTATCCTGTTCAAGTCACTAGGGGTCTCTGATCATGGGTGA
- a CDS encoding chemotaxis protein CheD produces the protein MGDLVKVGIADFDIAVAPQKIRTSGLGSCVGVTLYDPEIRVCGLAHVMLPSSLIAREEESKGKFANTAIPSLIEKMVQQGVKVRRIEAKLAGGAEMFKTTSEQMRIGARNVEACKALLNKLNIPIVAEDTGGRCGRTIELDSETGILTIRIVNQEVKEV, from the coding sequence ATGGGTGACTTGGTGAAAGTCGGTATTGCTGATTTCGATATCGCTGTAGCCCCGCAGAAAATCAGGACATCAGGGCTGGGTTCCTGTGTTGGGGTGACATTATATGACCCCGAAATTAGAGTGTGTGGCTTAGCACACGTGATGCTACCTAGCTCTTTAATAGCAAGAGAAGAGGAAAGCAAGGGCAAATTTGCTAACACCGCTATCCCTTCCTTAATTGAAAAAATGGTACAACAAGGGGTCAAGGTGAGGCGTATTGAAGCCAAGTTAGCTGGTGGTGCTGAAATGTTTAAAACGACTTCAGAGCAAATGAGAATCGGAGCAAGAAACGTAGAGGCATGTAAAGCATTGCTTAACAAGTTAAATATCCCGATCGTAGCAGAAGACACGGGGGGCAGATGCGGTCGGACGATAGAGCTGGATTCAGAGACTGGCATACTTACCATTCGAATCGTGAATCAAGAGGTAAAGGAAGTATAA
- a CDS encoding FliA/WhiG family RNA polymerase sigma factor, translating to MDDVKLEGPTSDYWTKWKENKDQEAGNYLVSQYFTLVEYVVNRMAIGLPHSVQRDDLISFGSHGLLDAFDKFDTERGLKFETYASWRIKGAIIDGLRKTDWLPRSVRDKARKIEEAYAKLEQETLRAVTDKEVSAFLGMDEEEINRVLQDTTISSLMSIDEPIYDEEDHQTGRFNMIENEHADKPEEYIHKQYLKDTLATGINKLPEKEKLVVSLFYYEELNLTEIAEVLELSTSRISQLHSKAILRLKNALHQEQELMKLV from the coding sequence TTGGACGATGTAAAGCTTGAAGGTCCAACCTCAGATTATTGGACAAAATGGAAAGAAAACAAGGACCAAGAGGCAGGTAACTATCTCGTCTCCCAATATTTCACACTTGTAGAATACGTGGTTAATCGTATGGCCATTGGATTACCGCATTCTGTTCAAAGAGACGACCTTATCAGCTTTGGAAGCCATGGCCTCTTAGACGCCTTTGATAAGTTTGATACTGAACGAGGTCTTAAATTTGAGACGTATGCGAGTTGGAGAATAAAAGGAGCCATTATAGACGGACTGAGGAAAACGGACTGGCTCCCCCGTTCTGTCCGTGACAAAGCACGTAAGATTGAGGAAGCGTATGCCAAACTTGAGCAGGAAACACTTCGAGCCGTCACAGACAAAGAAGTCAGTGCATTTTTAGGGATGGATGAAGAGGAAATCAATCGTGTGCTACAGGACACGACGATCTCTTCTCTGATGTCTATTGACGAACCGATCTATGATGAAGAAGATCACCAAACGGGTAGATTTAATATGATAGAAAATGAACATGCAGATAAACCGGAGGAGTATATTCATAAACAGTATCTCAAGGACACATTAGCAACCGGTATTAACAAGCTACCAGAAAAAGAAAAGCTCGTTGTTTCTCTTTTTTATTATGAGGAATTAAACCTAACCGAGATCGCCGAAGTGTTAGAGCTTTCTACCTCTAGGATTTCACAATTACATTCAAAAGCAATTTTACGTCTAAAAAATGCGCTACATCAAGAACAAGAGCTTATGAAGTTAGTATAA
- a CDS encoding DUF342 domain-containing protein, whose product MQTTKTHDQELEGLQLTLSTDKLYAYLTVTERAYRRENELYYTKEALITYLQKQGVRYGILDKQIDTLVRSPKDCKDQRILVARGKPPVHGENTKLNYVYHKKNQTRLKEQADGRVDFFTVTEIPNVQKGQVLARKCPPTEGIAGKSVTEETIEAMDGREVPIKLGRHVVLDPSTDSVYAVIDGQVCITDRLNVYPVYEVPHDLDLSIGNIDFIGNVVIHGNVPSGFSVKAKGDIRVTGSVEGAELEAEGNVYISSGVTAQHQGYIKAGKDVVTKFVVNGDIHAQGSVYVSQTIMHSTVRAGQDIQCDGTKGLVIGGDLRAGYRFACRTIGNNMNTATRVEVGIDPSISIQQQMLEAERRSLNDELEKTDKAIRVIDQTQKRERGLPSEKKTLRYKLTNAKLEIEKKRRMVDMQYSELAQKRNELKTATIEVSGYIYPGSKLVFGKYVKFLKEPAKYVLFTLERNEIVTHPLQ is encoded by the coding sequence ATGCAGACAACAAAAACGCATGACCAAGAGCTGGAAGGTTTACAACTGACACTCTCAACTGATAAACTTTACGCTTATTTAACTGTGACAGAGCGAGCTTATCGACGTGAGAATGAACTTTACTATACAAAAGAAGCCCTCATAACTTACCTACAAAAACAGGGCGTTCGCTACGGTATCTTGGACAAGCAAATAGACACACTGGTGCGTTCCCCTAAGGACTGTAAAGATCAGAGAATTCTAGTGGCCAGAGGGAAACCCCCTGTTCATGGGGAAAACACTAAACTAAATTATGTATATCACAAAAAAAACCAAACACGATTAAAGGAACAGGCGGATGGTCGGGTTGACTTTTTTACAGTGACAGAAATCCCCAACGTCCAAAAAGGTCAGGTGTTAGCCCGAAAGTGTCCACCCACTGAAGGGATAGCAGGTAAAAGCGTGACAGAGGAAACAATTGAGGCGATGGATGGGAGAGAGGTCCCTATCAAGCTAGGGCGTCATGTCGTCCTTGACCCTTCCACTGACAGTGTCTATGCTGTCATAGATGGACAAGTTTGTATCACTGACCGCTTAAACGTCTATCCAGTCTACGAGGTGCCACATGATCTTGATCTTTCTATCGGGAACATTGACTTCATTGGCAATGTGGTCATTCACGGTAACGTTCCCAGCGGATTCAGTGTCAAAGCCAAGGGAGACATCCGTGTAACAGGGAGCGTCGAAGGAGCAGAACTTGAGGCAGAGGGCAATGTTTATATTAGTTCAGGTGTGACAGCTCAACATCAGGGCTATATCAAAGCGGGTAAAGACGTTGTGACGAAGTTTGTAGTCAATGGAGACATTCATGCCCAAGGGAGTGTATACGTGTCTCAAACGATCATGCACTCAACTGTAAGGGCAGGCCAGGACATACAGTGTGATGGTACCAAAGGACTCGTGATCGGCGGGGACTTACGTGCAGGGTATAGGTTTGCTTGTCGCACGATTGGCAACAACATGAATACGGCGACTCGTGTGGAGGTAGGCATAGATCCCTCTATTTCTATACAACAGCAAATGTTAGAGGCAGAACGACGATCCCTTAACGATGAGTTGGAGAAAACAGACAAAGCGATACGTGTCATTGACCAAACACAAAAGCGTGAACGGGGCTTACCAAGCGAAAAAAAAACCCTACGTTATAAATTGACGAATGCCAAGCTTGAGATAGAAAAAAAGCGACGAATGGTTGATATGCAATACTCTGAGCTCGCTCAAAAAAGAAACGAATTAAAAACAGCAACGATAGAAGTCAGTGGTTACATTTACCCAGGATCTAAACTTGTATTCGGAAAGTATGTGAAATTCCTAAAAGAACCGGCCAAATACGTCTTATTTACATTAGAGCGTAATGAAATTGTCACTCATCCCTTGCAATGA
- a CDS encoding DUF6115 domain-containing protein → MYIIMIISLILHIATIYAVVLLFQRRSFERTPTIEQDVETIHDSIASFIDQVEQDNEALYQKLVKHIQDLEAKRLKDADAQQQMFQDHVQQLQEQKEVLEQRLEKINELWQEAQASQDTINQTEATKLEKKSSKEASEEKSPQSEDVHANLHENHEKVLSLHGAGYSVDEIAKKLKIGKGETQLLITLIERKENDKVKDK, encoded by the coding sequence TTGTATATCATAATGATCATTAGCCTGATCCTCCACATTGCGACCATTTATGCCGTCGTTCTGTTGTTTCAACGCCGTTCATTTGAACGTACACCAACGATAGAACAAGACGTTGAAACGATTCACGACAGCATAGCCTCATTTATAGATCAGGTTGAACAAGACAATGAAGCATTATATCAAAAACTTGTTAAGCATATTCAGGATCTAGAAGCGAAACGGCTTAAAGACGCCGATGCCCAACAGCAGATGTTCCAAGATCATGTTCAGCAATTGCAAGAACAAAAGGAAGTGTTAGAACAACGGTTAGAAAAGATCAATGAGTTGTGGCAAGAGGCACAAGCCTCTCAGGATACGATTAACCAGACCGAAGCAACAAAGCTAGAGAAAAAAAGTAGTAAAGAGGCGAGCGAGGAAAAATCCCCGCAATCAGAAGATGTTCATGCAAATCTACACGAGAATCACGAAAAAGTGCTGAGTCTACATGGCGCAGGATACAGTGTGGATGAAATCGCGAAAAAACTTAAAATAGGGAAGGGAGAAACTCAACTACTGATTACACTTATCGAACGAAAAGAGAATGATAAAGTGAAAGACAAGTAG